In a genomic window of Gossypium arboreum isolate Shixiya-1 chromosome 7, ASM2569848v2, whole genome shotgun sequence:
- the LOC108478331 gene encoding esterase-like translates to MHGSYQYHIQFSFSSFIWFYNQFQSCFPLGKLSFPAIFNFGASNSDTGGYAAAFIQLKSPNGDTLFGMPTGRFCDGRLIVDFTTESLDLPFLSSYQNSLAINFSHGSNFTTASSTIRLLTANVVPYGHASQFYLPLQYLQFAQFKNRSQIIRRHGDMTIYASLLPREETFSKALYTFDIGQNDLTQSLFFNMTIVQILPAIPNIVNHFSNIIKNLYNFGARSFWVYNTRPLGCFPKILTSFPLAEKDSVICAKPYNLLAQRFNAELKNALARLMIEFPLATIVYVDLYSALYFLYTHPTKNGKYNYSEEAICGGNISVNGKSITVGSCKDPSVRVSWDGVHFTEAANKFAFDLVSTGDFSDPPIPLKLACHPR, encoded by the exons ATGCATGGATCCTACCAGTACCATATTCAGTTTTCTTTCAGTTCTTTTATTTGGTTCTACAACCAATTTCAATCGTGTTTTCCCCTCGGAAAGTTGTCGTTTCCGGCGATTTTTAATTTCGGTGCCTCTAATTCTGATACCGGTGGCTACGCTGCCGCCTTCATTCAACTTAAGTCGCCTAATGGAGACACCCTTTTTGGAATGCCCACCGGGAGATTTTGTGATGGACGACTCATCGTTGATTTCACTA CTGAGAGTTTGGATTTGCCATTCCTAAGCTCTTACCAGAATTCACTAGCAATCAATTTCTCACATGGCTCGAATTTTACGACGGCGTCTTCCACCATAAGATTACTGACGGCTAATGTTGTCCCCTATGGCCACGCCAGTCAATTCTACCTACCtttacaatatttacaatttgcCCAGTTCAAAAATAGATCCCAAATTATTAGAAGACATGGTGA TATGACAATATATGCAAGTCTATTGCCAAGGGAGGAAACCTTTTCCAAGGCATTATACACTTTCGACATCGGCCAAAATGATCTCACGCAAAGTCTCTTCTTTAACATGACCATAGTGCAAATTCTCCCCGCCATCCCTAATATAGTCAACCACTTCTCAAACATTATCAAG AATCTATACAATTTCGGAGCAAGATCATTTTGGGTTTACAATACGAGGCCACTCGGCTGCTTTCCAAAAATTCTAACTAGTTTTCCATTAGCTGAAAAGGACTCTGTCATTTGTGCCAAGCCATATAATCTATTAGCTCAACGTTTCAATGCCGAGTTGAAGAATGCGTTGGCTCGACTTATGATTGAGTTTCCTTTGGCTACAATTGTTTATGTAGACCTTTACTCCGCTCTATACTTTTTATACACTCACCCGACTAAAAATG GTAAGTACAACTACAGCGAAGAGGCAATATGTGGAGGAAATATTAGTGTCAATGGCAAAAGCATTACGGTGGGATCATGTAAAGATCCATCAGTTCGAGTGAGTTGGGATGGAGTTCATTTCACTGAGGCTGCAAACAAGTTTGCTTTTGATCTTGTTTCGACTGGAGATTTCTCAGATCCACCTATTCCTTTGAAACTGGCATGCCATCCTAGGTAA